Proteins from one Rosa chinensis cultivar Old Blush chromosome 7, RchiOBHm-V2, whole genome shotgun sequence genomic window:
- the LOC112179336 gene encoding ubiquitin carboxyl-terminal hydrolase 21 — METHLSETNSLPPDSFLPNPQHQTSSSPDSMPIPAETLDGSSPFSQPEALDAQNQNGSKTQDEVSVVAETLDGSSPSSQTEDVYELDLAPVLETENGSSSSSPLETLGFQSSDPDSQGLEQGQEGDPTSASPHNDNNVLNSESNSHSESWSSWSRWPSSDSSKQSVVYAEPYPIEESKISMVGAGLYNLGNTCFINAILQCFTHTVPLVEGLRSSNHPLPCDCGSEGFCVLCALREHIDTSIVSSGGAFSPSKLVDNLNYFSSYFRRYQQEDAHEFLQCFLDKLERSWLDSDKKNETSTCKDKNLVNRVFGGSLISKLRCCSCGHCSDTREPLIDLSLEIEDVDSLPRALESFTKIEKINDVETKFTCENCKEEVSVEKQLVVDEAPPVAAFHLKRFKTDGNYVEKIDKHVEFPLELDLKPYTSGNNSDVELKYELYAIVEHIGFSSTSGHYFCFIRSSPDTWHRLDDSKVTRVREEFVLSQEAYILFYAKQGTPWFSSLMEGQMSCSDLPIMNTSPKSVLDNVENICTVNNPEGCTPNAPRDVGQKISTFFRRAKREEVLFTDTRDEADRLSEKIDGSKHDAGGFKETDENMPMITASTSVGTSKCLAGTSHNENMCSTSSLGGNDIHKTFDEVRDAGCPPSTPPRSRSVDVFSFESTPEPKYHIPRDHLKSADNVIYKRRSSKVVPPDPEDPKRKEAIRYLAKSKSAPRDRRSQLLAAIMEPQSEGLNKKRKRVGIMTM, encoded by the exons ATGGAAACCCATCTCTCTGAAACCAACTCTCTGCCCCCAGATTCATTTCTCCCAAATCCCCAACACCAAACCTCTTCTTCCCCAGATTCAATGCCTATTCCTGCAGAAACCCTTGATGGGTCTTCACCATTTTCACAACCTGAAGCCCTAGACGCCCAAAATCAAAATGGGTCCAAGACCCAAGATGAGGTTTCTGTTGTTGCAGAAACCCTTGATGGGTCTTCACCGTCTTCACAAACTGAAGACGTGTACGAGTTGGATTTGGCCCCTGTTCTTGAAACTGAAAATGGGTCTTCGTCCTCTTCGCCTctcgaaaccctagggtttcaaTCTTCGGATCCTGATTCGCAAGGTTTGGAACAAGGGCAAGAAGGTGACCCCACATCAGCTTCTCCTCACAATGATAATAATGTATTGAATTCAGAGTCGAATTCGCATTCGGAGTCTTGGTCTTCTTGGTCTCGGTGGCCTTCATCGGATTCTAGCAAGCAATCAGTGGTTTACGCAGAGCCGTATCCGATCGAGGAATCCAAGATCTCTATGGTG GGTGCAGGGCTTTATAATCTTGGCAATACGTGCTTTATCAATGCGATTCTGCAATGCTTTACGCATACTGTGCCCCTCGTGGAGGGTCTCCGTTCTTCCAATCATCCCTTGCCTTGTGATT GTGGTAGTGAAGGGTTCTGCGTTCTTTGTGCTCTTCGTGAACACATTGATACTTCAATAGTATCTTCGGGAGGGGCTTTTTCACCATCGAAGCTTGTTGATAATTTGAACT ATTTCTCATCTTATTTCCGAAGATACCAGCAAGAAGATGCCCATGAGTTCTTGCAATGTTTTTTAGATAAACTAGAGAGATCTTGGTTGGATTCTGATAAAAAGAATGAGACTTCAACTTGCAAAGATAAAAACCTTGTGAACAGGGTGTTTGGTGGCAGTCTCATTAGCAAA CTCCGATGTTGTAGCTGTGGTCACTGTTCTGACACTCGTGAACCTCTGATTGATCTAAGTTTGGAAATTGAAGATGTTGACTCTCTTCCGAGGGCCTTGGAATCCTTCACTAAGATAGAAAAGATAAATGACGTGGAGACAAAGTTTACGTGTGAGAATTGCAAGGAAGAAGTGTCGGTGGAGAAGCAGCTTGTGGTGGATGAGGCACCTCCAGTTGCTGCATTTCATCTAAAGAGATTTAAAACTGATGGAAATTATGTTGAGAAGATTGATAAGCATGTGGAATTTCCTTTGGAGTTGGACTTGAAGCCCTACACCAGTGGCAATAACAGTGAT GTGGAATTGAAGTATGAACTTTATGCAATTGTGGAGCATATTGGCTTTTCATCTACTTCTGGGCATTACTTCTGCTTTATTCGATCCTCTCCAGATACATGGCATAGGTTGGATGACTCAAAG GTCACTAGGGTTCGAGAAGAATTTGTTCTATCACAGGAGGCATACATTCTGTTCTATGCCAAGCAGGGTACTCCCTGGTTTTCAAGTTTAATGGAAGGACAGATGTCATGCTCAGACCTACCCATTATGAATACATCACCTAAGTCTGTGCTAGATAATGTTGAGAACATCTGTACTGTGAATAATCCTGAGGGTTGTACTCCCAATGCACCCAGAGATGTTGGCCAGAAAATTTCTACTTTCTTCCGCAGAGCAAAACGTGAAGAGGTCTTGTTTACTGACACCAGAGATGAAGCTGATAGACTTTCTGAAAAGATTGATGGATCCAAGCATGATGCTGGAGGTTTCAAGGAGACTGATGAGAATATGCCTATGATTACTGCTTCTACTTCAGTTGGCACAAGTAAATGTTTAGCTGGTACTTCACACAATGAGAATATGTGCAGTACATCCTCTCTTGGTGGTAATGACATACATAAGACGTTTGATGAAGTCAGAGATGCTGGTTGCCCTCCTTCGACACCACCCAGATCTCGAAGTGTAGACGTGTTTTCTTTTGAGTCTACTCCAG AACCAAAATATCATATTCCCCGAGATCATCTGAAGTCAGCAGACAATGTGATCTATAAAAGAAGATCAAGCAAGGTTGTTCCTCCAGATCCAGAAGATCCGAAGAGAAAGGAAGCTATCAGATATCTTGCAAAATCAAAAAGTGCTCCCAGGGACAGGAGAAGTCAGCTTCTTGCTGCTATCATGGAGCCTCAAAGTGAGGGTTTgaacaagaaaaggaaaagagtgGGGATCATGACCATGTGA